One window of the Deltaproteobacteria bacterium PRO3 genome contains the following:
- a CDS encoding LysM peptidoglycan-binding domain-containing protein: MRRILLPILAAVLLVSACGSSPKQAKPHHAKSKKYSDLAVDSDGRRGGFSNARGRSTSEDEALSLEDIIYDSLGQKHAPGVRYSRSYAVEEGKFDIPMTYNDRVQKWIDYFTGRGRGHYERYLSRSGRFIPYMHAVLKKYGMPKDIVYLSMIESGFNTRANSWASAVGPWQFIKSTGALYGLNVDYYVDERRDVEKSTHAAAQHLKDLYDEFGDWYLAFGAYNAGAGKIRNAISRHGRNFWDMADGNYLRQETKDYVPKILAAAIIGHNPAKYGFRDVNYQAPIDYEKVKMSSPTDLEVAAECAGVDPDLIRLLNSELLQDMTPPHIPGYTLKIPRGTRDRFMRKYAALSPSQRMRSIEYVVQRGDSLGEIADKFGVSEAQIAKANPGDVEVRNEKRTEKVKVYGKRGKAKWQKRTFTVARYEVDPGSRLTIPRGRGGRGDSMSDDAAAHAAKGRFGINVAKLGSPGDEKAKNKKDKKKDKAKPEQEELRVAQREPLPAAPVEAAKPPVRHDDLAIEGDPYAGREARRASAEPAAAETPEAPALPKKDSPGELVAGGPSDAVEGASDKANANRETPLAFNDRPAGAAPAPASAEAPSDAQLREAVEGVRKTDDLALSPGEAAEASAPAAEAAAPAAAQPVKAASYHTVKRGETLAGIATKYGVSVADLKEWNPKRLKGGLKSGTKLVVYGEKAPAVAAPKGRTGAAAKSSPLYTVKRGDTLSEVAAQHGVSVADLQRWNGKKVANGLLTGTKIVVSDPGTKAPASTRVASAAPAKAKVVKYKVKRGDNLTTIARKHDTTTQEILKLNGLKSPKVLPGAILVVRRGK; encoded by the coding sequence ATGCGACGAATACTCCTCCCGATCCTAGCTGCGGTCCTGCTGGTCAGCGCCTGCGGTTCCTCGCCCAAACAAGCCAAGCCCCATCACGCCAAGAGCAAAAAATACTCCGATCTCGCCGTCGACTCCGACGGCCGCCGCGGCGGATTTTCCAATGCTCGGGGCCGCTCCACTAGCGAAGACGAGGCCTTGAGCCTCGAGGACATCATCTACGACTCCTTGGGCCAGAAGCACGCCCCCGGCGTCCGCTACTCCCGCTCCTACGCGGTCGAGGAGGGCAAGTTCGACATCCCGATGACCTATAACGATCGGGTCCAGAAGTGGATCGACTACTTCACCGGCCGCGGGCGCGGCCACTACGAGCGCTACCTCTCGCGCTCGGGCCGCTTCATCCCCTACATGCACGCGGTGCTCAAGAAGTACGGGATGCCCAAGGACATCGTTTATCTGAGCATGATCGAGAGCGGGTTCAACACCCGCGCCAACTCCTGGGCCTCGGCAGTGGGTCCCTGGCAGTTCATCAAGTCGACCGGGGCGCTCTACGGCCTCAACGTCGACTACTATGTCGACGAGCGGCGCGACGTCGAAAAGTCCACGCACGCCGCCGCGCAGCACCTGAAAGATCTCTACGACGAGTTCGGCGATTGGTATCTGGCCTTCGGCGCTTACAACGCGGGCGCGGGCAAGATTCGCAACGCGATCTCGCGGCACGGCCGAAATTTCTGGGACATGGCCGACGGCAACTACCTGCGGCAAGAGACCAAGGATTACGTGCCGAAGATCCTCGCGGCCGCCATCATCGGGCACAATCCGGCGAAGTACGGCTTCCGCGACGTCAACTACCAGGCCCCCATCGACTACGAAAAAGTAAAGATGAGCTCGCCCACCGACCTCGAGGTCGCGGCCGAATGTGCGGGGGTCGACCCCGACCTGATCCGCCTGCTCAACTCCGAGCTTTTGCAAGACATGACGCCGCCGCACATCCCGGGCTATACGCTCAAGATCCCGCGCGGCACGCGCGACCGGTTCATGCGCAAGTACGCGGCCTTGAGCCCTTCCCAGCGCATGCGCAGCATCGAGTACGTCGTGCAGCGCGGCGACTCGCTGGGCGAGATCGCCGACAAGTTCGGCGTCTCTGAGGCCCAGATCGCCAAGGCCAACCCGGGCGACGTCGAGGTCCGCAACGAGAAGCGCACCGAGAAGGTCAAGGTCTACGGCAAGCGTGGCAAGGCCAAGTGGCAGAAGCGTACCTTTACTGTCGCGCGCTACGAAGTCGATCCCGGCAGCCGCCTGACCATCCCGCGGGGCCGCGGCGGTCGCGGCGATTCGATGAGTGACGACGCGGCCGCGCACGCCGCCAAGGGACGCTTCGGCATCAACGTCGCTAAGCTCGGCAGTCCGGGCGACGAGAAGGCGAAAAACAAGAAGGACAAGAAGAAGGACAAGGCCAAGCCGGAGCAGGAGGAATTGCGGGTCGCCCAGCGCGAGCCCTTGCCGGCCGCGCCGGTCGAGGCGGCCAAGCCCCCCGTGCGTCACGACGACCTCGCGATCGAGGGCGATCCCTATGCCGGCCGCGAGGCGCGGCGGGCCAGCGCGGAACCGGCGGCTGCGGAGACACCCGAGGCGCCGGCCCTTCCGAAGAAAGATTCCCCCGGCGAGTTGGTCGCGGGCGGGCCTTCCGACGCGGTCGAAGGTGCCTCCGACAAGGCCAACGCAAATCGCGAGACGCCCTTGGCCTTCAACGACCGTCCCGCCGGCGCGGCGCCCGCCCCGGCGAGCGCCGAGGCGCCCAGCGACGCGCAGCTGCGCGAGGCGGTGGAAGGCGTCCGCAAGACCGACGATTTGGCCCTAAGCCCGGGCGAGGCCGCGGAGGCCTCCGCGCCGGCGGCCGAAGCCGCCGCGCCGGCCGCGGCCCAGCCGGTCAAGGCCGCTTCCTATCACACGGTCAAGCGCGGCGAGACCCTCGCGGGCATCGCGACGAAATACGGCGTCTCGGTGGCGGATCTCAAGGAGTGGAATCCCAAGCGCCTCAAGGGCGGGCTGAAGTCCGGGACCAAACTGGTGGTTTACGGCGAAAAGGCCCCGGCCGTGGCCGCCCCCAAGGGTCGCACCGGCGCGGCGGCGAAATCTTCGCCGCTCTACACCGTGAAGCGCGGCGACACCCTCTCGGAGGTCGCGGCCCAGCACGGCGTCTCGGTGGCCGACCTCCAGCGCTGGAACGGCAAGAAGGTTGCCAACGGCTTGTTGACTGGGACCAAGATCGTCGTCAGCGATCCGGGCACGAAGGCCCCGGCCTCGACACGGGTGGCGAGCGCCGCCCCGGCCAAGGCGAAGGTCGTCAAGTATAAGGTCAAGCGCGGCGACAATCTCACCACCATCGCGCGCAAGCACGACACCACCACGCAGGAGATCCTCAAGCTGAACGGGCTGAAGAGCCCGAAGGTGTTGCCCGGGGCGATCCTCGTGGTGCGGCGGGGGAAATAA